From a single Serratia surfactantfaciens genomic region:
- a CDS encoding AzlC family ABC transporter permease translates to MKPMPFFVQGSKDAMPLLLGLLPFAVLTGVSAIQAGMTPWVAQLSSLLLMSGASQIAAATLMTAGAAPLVVIVTHIAINFRYAIYSAGLSQLRLQFSPLTKLAAAQVLIDQTYALTFLRCQAQPLSAKEKTLYYFGTALPMWLVWQTGTAAGILAGPLIPAAWHLEFAITLCFISLLVPMLKNAPIVVAAAVAGLVSAFTCGWPYNLGFLFSMAAGVLAGGLYHKGRGPQRSEEPS, encoded by the coding sequence ATGAAGCCGATGCCTTTCTTTGTTCAGGGCAGTAAAGACGCCATGCCTCTGTTGCTGGGTTTGCTGCCCTTCGCCGTCCTGACCGGCGTCAGCGCCATTCAGGCGGGAATGACGCCCTGGGTGGCTCAACTGTCGTCGTTGTTGTTAATGTCCGGGGCTTCGCAAATTGCCGCTGCCACGCTGATGACGGCCGGCGCCGCACCGTTGGTGGTGATCGTCACGCACATTGCGATCAATTTTCGCTATGCCATCTACAGCGCCGGGCTGTCTCAGCTCAGGCTCCAGTTCAGCCCGCTGACCAAGCTGGCGGCGGCGCAGGTATTGATCGACCAGACTTACGCGCTGACGTTTTTGCGCTGCCAGGCCCAGCCGCTGAGCGCGAAAGAAAAAACGCTGTATTACTTCGGCACGGCGCTGCCGATGTGGCTGGTGTGGCAAACGGGGACGGCGGCGGGGATCCTCGCCGGTCCGTTAATTCCCGCCGCCTGGCATCTGGAGTTCGCCATCACCCTGTGCTTTATCTCGCTCCTGGTGCCAATGTTGAAAAACGCCCCCATCGTGGTGGCGGCCGCGGTTGCCGGGCTGGTTTCCGCCTTTACCTGCGGATGGCCCTATAACCTGGGGTTCTTGTTTTCGATGGCCGCGGGCGTCTTGGCCGGCGGTTTGTATCACAAGGGCAGAGGGCCTCAACGCAGCGAGGAGCCGTCATGA